The Silene latifolia isolate original U9 population chromosome X, ASM4854445v1, whole genome shotgun sequence genome contains the following window.
AAGTCAAACTATTTCTCAAGCAAGGATTGTCTAATGACACAATAAGGATGTGCTTAAGTATAATAttaacataagaaaagaattgtaTATGTTAAATCACCAGCAAATTGGTCAGATGTGAACACATAATAAattaaaaatacgtattttttaTACAATATTGTTAACAAAAACAGTTATTGGATAACTTGTCTCACAACTAAAATTATCGTCTTCTCTAATCCAAACAATGGTCGCTTCCACTGAACATCTACATAATGCCCAAGTTTTCTTTTGCTTCTTTGATACTACTTGGTTATGTACTTGGTATTGTAGAAGTATTCCTTGAGGTATTATTCTTCAATGTATTCTAGCTTTTCTAAAGATATTCTGCATAGATCTACAAGGTTTTTCGAATCAGAAGATATCCTCCTTACTAATATCCCGCAAAAATAACTTCACCAGCAGGTTTTTCCAACTCATATCAGTTTTAGTAAGGTGCTTTTTCCCACACCTGTTGAGGCAAATAATAGTTATTTCCTCCCTAAAATTATGAGATTTGCCTTCTGAAATAACACCCGACTCTCAAAAAATGTACACACTAAAGATCAAACAAATATGAGCTCGCCAACAGCCATCTTTTGGCGGAAGTTGAATAACAAAATGAAATAAGAGATTATCCTGCCGAAAAACAACTAACTTGTTTCCTCTCAATAAAACCTTGTTGCTTGAGATCATACAGATTGAAAGAaactacataatcaaaataggTAGTTTCATTATAAGTTACATAAGGCACGCAATAAGTATTAGAATTTAGAAGAGTGCAATCAAAGAAATTACTACCATTCTCCTTCCTTCCTAACCCAGACAAGAATTCCCTTACAACTTTCATGTATGTTTTTGCAAATAATCTAACTGTTCTGCCCTTAACTATGTTACTCCAACTGTTTACTTTGGTCACGTGTTAAGTATTCGATAATTCAAGACTCCTACACGACATCACCCTTCATTTATAGCCAAAAAATATAATTTTTCAGTGCGTCATGCCAACACTTGCAGCATGAATCAGAATAGCATAGCCCTTAAGTAGACTAAATCAACCACTATGGTAATTGAAGGGCAGACTAGAGTAACATTCTTTTGCCATGAATTAAATTGACAGTGACTCTGCTTTTCTATATACATACAGAGCTAAATTAAATGGTAAAGTGCTGGATTTTCTGGTAATATAGAGGGACTGAAATGGTTGGCTAGGGGTCGGAGCCTTACATTCAAGATACTATTAGTTTACTATCACATCACTGCCATATTAAACTCAATTGACTGGAAACATTTCGTGAGTGAGTACATTTTGAGCAAATAAATAGCAGGCAATATTTAACTTACACAGCCAGTCTTATATATAACGTTCATACACCTTTGGGATGAGACCGTCATCGATCACCGCTTTGCTGATCTTTCTGTGTAGCTCATAAAGTGCCTCTATCCCACTCACACTAACTGCACCACAAAAGCAAAATTAAAGCCAACATATTAGATCATTACCCCGCAAATTCTCAAAGTTTTGGAATCCTTGGTCTCATACAAGCAGATATATCTGCAATTTTTTTTAGAACCTTATCCCACACCCATTAGGGCAAACGATAGCTATTTTCTTGTGAGATTTGCCTCCCGAAATAACACTTTACGGTAAAAAAAGATGTACACTTTGAAGATCGATCAACTATAAGCTTAGCACACAGAACGGGGAAAAAAGTTTGTTGTTCAACTAACATTATCACCGTAGCCAAAGACCAGATTGTTGATAAAACAACTGATTTTCCACATCTTCTACGCTTAGGGAACCtggtctaattttttttttctcttatgaaAGGTCTCAAAGATGCTCTCCCTCCCTCTCCCCCCTTCATTATTCTTCACATGTATTCCCTCACTCTCCCTCCCCTATAAAACCATCTCATATAGCTCATCGTGCTCTTAAACATTTGAGGTATTCGTAGACGAAAGGGTTTGATTCCAATTTGTGAAGTTATTTGGTTGTTAAATTTCAGGTAACTGTTAGAGGTCTTAGTTCAATTATCCACAAGCCTCTCTTCTAACAATCCATCCCACACTCACACTACTTAAGTTGTTCAACACTCTTACCGAAAACAAATTCCAGAGTTAAGAACTATTGTCACGAGTTCTTTAATAGTGACCTAGGCTCCCACGCATAGACCATAAAACAGCAAAACAGGAACAACGAAGCCATGTCTCTGGTACATGTGAAACTTCCTTATTCCTCATACTACGACAATCAGGATTGCAACATGTACAGCTAAAAAAAGTTAGGTTGTCAGCATGTTGATATGTTTATTTGCATATGCTAAAGATGATCATTGTGTTGGTATCAAGTTCAAATAGAtgaattcatcattctcatatgtATCAATAAGAGGCCTAAGCAGCCAATTATACAACCATGAAAATCCAAGCACTACTCCTTAGAGTCAAAGACAATCGCAAAATTGCATTTACAACCTTCTAGGTGGACCGCAACACTATCCTCAATCAATCCTACCTCGATACTGATAAATTGAGTAAAATTCAATCAAGAGTATTGCAATCATACCTAAGTTGGAATAGGTTGTCGATTTTGTACTAAGCTCCTATTAGTTCCTAAAACTATCTCACTCACTCTCCCCCGGTCTCACGTGCAATTGTTAAAACTAACAACGCAATGACCTTTCCCTCCTCCCTCTGGTGTATATTTGTTAAAAAATATCAACACAGCGACCTTTTTCCCACTTTCCCTTTCGTGGATTTGTTAAACTTAACAACGTAATGGCTacctactctctctctctctctctagatTAGTAGTGTGAGATGGTCGTCACACAGACCAAGTTAAATAAATCTTCCCCAAAGTACTAAGCGTAGAACACAAAAAATAGTAATAGTACACCATTAAACGAAATGTTTCATTTACTTAGTAAGTGATATGACTTGTGACCTCCAAAGACTTTTATTATTAGGTTAAGAATTTTCTATGACACTTGACTGAAGACACTAACACAATGGTTAGTCAGACACTGAAGTAATATGCCTATATATAATATTAATGAAGAAAAGAGGAAATGCAAAGGAGATTTACTTATTTCACATCACAACTGGGTGAGTGCCAAATGACTTCCTGAACAGCGCCCAAGGCAATCTCCAATCAAGAACTTTTTTGCTTCATCAAGTGAGATAAGCTCGACCTAAAAGTGAGATGACAATACTTGAGGCATATAATAGTATAAGATAATATAAAAGTACACGATACATAAAAATATAGTACTACCAATATTAGCACAGATGAACAACTTGACAAAGGTTCGTGTCAGAAACACCAAAAATCAAGTACAAACGCTCTCTCTACCATCCTCCGTCTCCCCTCTTCCACCCTATCGTCCTCTGAATCTGAACAAAACGAAATAAAGAGTCTTTcttcctccctccctccctccctccctccagTCTTTCTCCTTCTCAAACTAAGCAAAACCAAGAAAAACCCGCTTCTCCCCTGCCTTGCGATTCTGTGATGATATAATAGGTATGCAAGTAATTCCACATATGCAAGAATCACACAAGCGAAGGCAATctgaacataaaaaaaaaaaaaagaaaaaaaaaatcgccaCTCGTTCCCTCCCAGCGTCCCAGCCTCTCCCACTATCCTCACCAGCCTCACAACGTTCCCTCCCTCCTCCTCACCACCTCGATTCGAGAAAACAAAAACATCTATCTATCTCCCTCTCCTCCCCCTCTCCCTATCAAGACTCCTAACCCTTTGTTTTTTTTCCTAAATTTCTTTTATGAACCTTTCATGTTTGCTATTGCATCAGCAGAAGCATGACGCCAATGCATTATATTAGCAAATTTCTTTTACAAAAGTCCTATGCCCGGTGTATGACGTTTCCTGTTAAACTTAGTTCAAGTGGGATAGATATACAAAACCAGAACTATTTTAAAACCAAAATAGATCAGTTAACCAGAAAATTTAATGATTGAGCGTAGTTTTGAAGTAAATTCAGCATATCAAAGAACACTGGGGGAAAGTTTTTCGTAAATGACCACATTAAAATGCCATATCAAAGAACAATGGAGCGTAGTTTTGAAGTAAATTCAGCATATCAAAGAACAATGGAGCCTCAGAACTGAAACGGATATGCCTGGCTAAAATAATTTAAGGGATATCAGTGCATCACCTGGACACAAAATTCATCGGCTAATTTTAACACTAAAATGCCAAGACCACAATTAAGTTGAGCGAACATATAGATAGACATAAGTAACTCTAATTTCACCGGCTTGAACTCGATTTATACGATCAAACTTTGAGATCATAATCTTCACTAATGAATAGTGAATTTGGGATGAATAGTAGATGCAAGAATGAATAGTTGAACTCTAAGTGGGCGGGTTTGGGTCTTGGGTAGGCGGGTCTGTGTGCTGGGCTCAATTCTTTCCAAAAAAATCTAGGTTTCAGTCCAATACTCACGTTACTTCCTTTTAGGCCTATTTTATTTTCCATTTACTTCCTCCAACGTTTCCTTCTTACCACTCATTCTCCGTCTTTTCCTCTCCATCACTCCTTTCCCCTTTTACTCATTTAAGAAAATGAACATAAACAAATACAACTCTAATTTCAGCAAGTGAGTTCAATCTCTTAAGATAAAATAACAATCAACCTATAGTCGTCGAAAACTAAAATCGGAAAAATTCAAACAAAGGTATAAATAGACATAAAGCAACTCTAATTCCAGCAAATTTCGCTCAATTATACTATTTAAAGACATTTCATTCATAATCGTTAATAAATAAAATCACAAACAAAATTTATAGCAAAGAGATATGGGCAAAAAAAACCTTAACTCGAGTATGTTAATCCCAATGTCAACAATAAACAAATCACATGTCTTGAAACGCTGCGTTTTCAGTATGCAATTTTTCTTCTTCGATTTTTCCATTTTTCCACCATAACCCACCTAACTCCTTATTCTATGTTCATACCATACCGTCCCCCCTACCTCCTGcttccctttcctcttcctttattacactttccctttgttttctttcttaaaaTGACTACCAGCTATTCAGATTATTAGTAGGTGGCTAGGTACCCTACCTTTGCTTCTAAGTACAATCTCCATTAAGCTCCACCTTTACTTCTAAAACTGCTAATGAGGGGACACCTTTTCCTTTTGAAGTTATTAGCGATAATCTGTCAATTTTATGCCTAAAATGTCATAAAAACTTACGGCCTAAGAAATAAATAGACACAATTCATCAATTCCGTAAGCAAAGAACTGAGTATAAACACCTACCACTCTTATAACTCGGGGAGTAAACCACTTAGAACCTCCATCATCCAATTGTATCGGGAAAAGAAACGGAAACACACAAGAATAAAAAATAAACCGTATTTGCAATTAAATACATGTCTTCCATAAATGCTCTAAAACTTCAAATAACATACCTTGACTTATAGTACACCACAAAGAATGTTTGAGTGGTGATCGCATGGGATGCAGTGGCAAGAACTCTAAGGTGCATTCTGTGATTGGAGATCGCACACGATGGCATGTTGTTCTGCTGATGAGCCACACGTCTAACTGCAACCAGCAATTCCCAATTTTCTCCTCTAAAGAACAATCAATTCATGTCCCACTGAGATTCAGAAACATTTTTCAGTCTAGCAACAAAGTAACACTCAGCGCTTGTTTATATCATACCTGAGGAATACAAAGGAATCACCAGCGAATAATCTCTTTGAAGTCAGAAAGTGACTCCAACCGGTTCCAAGTATATGCCTCATAGGTTTCCCTACGCAAAAATTTAGTGATTACCAGATATATTAATATACAACCAATGCTTTGTATAGATGGCATCTAAAAATATTGCTTTCATATTTGAATCTCATATCTGTAAACATTGAGACCTCACCTCTGAAGATGTGCTTAAAAAACCAAACATAACCAGCTAAATCTTTAGCAGTCAGCTCTTGAGTTGGAGTTTGCTGTGTCATATCCTTAAAAGAACCACGTAACAAACATTTCATGGTCAACAATAGGACAAATACAGATAATGAATGAAAACATAACAAAAAGGCATGAAAAAACCATGTATACCAGGGGCAGAAGGGAATTCATTAGCATGTTTTCGAAAACCGAGAACCCACCGTGAGTACTTGTGTACAAAGCTGACAAGGCCTTGGAGAAGGATAAGACCGCAGGCCTTGGTGATTCGGGTGGACAAGGATAAGGCTTAGTAGATCCTATACATGAATTCAAACCACCAATTTGATTATCTCAGCAGTATGTGAAATAATTAATCAAACAAGCACATAAAAAACATGAACCCAACAAAGGTACATATTAGAAGAAAAGATGAGATGACCCAGTGTCAAAATCAGAAAGCAAAACAAGCAAAGAACTTCAATCAAAAAAAGCATTCAACCTAAAGTCCATTACAGAAGTACAGAACCTCAATTAACACAACTGGAAATTACCTATCCCGAAATTAACCTGATCACAACTGACTGAAAAAACAGACATGCTAAATAACTTGAGTAACCCGAACAAAACTTTAATAATCCAGACCCAAGTGACCTAGCCCTTTATAACCTGAACCTGAGCTAACCTATGGCCGAAACTAATCTTTACCCAACTTTTAATTCACCACTGTTTGCCAAAGCTAATCTTTTGCAATCGAAGTACCCTTTCCGTCTAACTGAAATGTGAACTGAATTTAACCGCTAAATTTCTTTATGGCATACACACTTGGCTATAAATCATTGCCATTTAAAAATAGCTTGGTTCATATTGTGATATGAACTCAAAATTATAGCTTGGTTCTTTGTGTTAGACCATGAAAATTGACAAATAGAACAGGACGACATATTGATCTAATGATCATTTGTAAGAGCTACAAACGAAAAAAGTACAACTTATGAGGAATACCTCAGTGCATCATCACTTAGAATTATGGACAAAATCTTGCGGCAACCCTTTGATTTACTGAGCAACTTTTTGATTCTGAGCCATGCTCCAGTATCTAAGTTATCGATATTTAGATGAAGGTAGTCAACTTATCTCAATACCCAAAAGCTTATTCTACCTTATTATTTATGAGTAAATAATAAGGTAGAATAAGAACAACTattatgaataacaaaataagtAATAACCTAGGAATCGAAAAGTAGTGAAACAATTACCTGAGAACAATTGGTAAGTAGATGAACCGACCGCTCAACCAAACTCCGATCAGCCTTTCAACACACTCCGATCAACCTAGCAAAAAACCATTCGATTAAAAAAAAGCAGGAAGAAACACCCATAAAGCATGATAAATAAGATTCAATTGTGTGATATATTCAAGGGAGAAAAACAAACCCAGGtacaatttttaaaaaaattaagacTTACTGTTACTAACCTCAAATCGATGATGGTGAAGATTGGAGGTGAT
Protein-coding sequences here:
- the LOC141617385 gene encoding auxin response factor 9-like isoform X3; amino-acid sequence: MLMNSLLPLDMTQQTPTQELTAKDLAGYVWFFKHIFRGKPMRHILGTGWSHFLTSKRLFAGDSFVFLRGENWELLVAVRRVAHQQNNMPSCAISNHRMHLRVLATASHAITTQTFFVVYYKSRSSLSHLMKQKSS
- the LOC141617385 gene encoding auxin response factor 9-like isoform X4 yields the protein MLMNSLLPLDMTQQTPTQELTAKDLAGYVWFFKHIFRGKPMRHILGTGWSHFLTSKRLFAGDSFVFLRGENWELLVAVRRVAHQQNNMPSCAISNHRMHLRVLATASHAITTQTFFVVYYKSS
- the LOC141617385 gene encoding auxin response factor 9-like isoform X2, whose amino-acid sequence is MLMNSLLPLDMTQQTPTQELTAKDLAGYVWFFKHIFRGKPMRHILGTGWSHFLTSKRLFAGDSFVFLRGENWELLVAVRRVAHQQNNMPSCAISNHRMHLRVLATASHAITTQTFFVVYYKSRLSLITSKGKGVPSLAVLEVKVELNGDCT